GTTCTGCTCTGCGTGTAATATGGTCATTAACTCCTTTAAGCCTCATAAATCCCTTTCAGGTAAGTGATACTGTTAATCAtagcattttgttgttgttgttgttattctatGTACCTTTACTGAGTCAAGAAAGTTTCCTTTAACTTTTATTAGGTtggagtttttatcatgaaagtctttttttgaaaaacaattttttaaaatgcttattttccAATCTATTAAATAATCATTTGGGTTTGctattaaaccaaccttgcattcttgAAATATAGCCAACTTAGTTATGAGGGTTTACATTTGTTAAATATCCTGTTACATTTGATTTGATGATCTtatattaggatttttttttaaagtctaagTTTGTGAGATAGAGTGCCCTGAAATTTTACTGCCTTCTACTTTCCTTGTCTCAAAAAATTAGTTACAGATTTTTCCCTGTAAGAttaagcttttaaattttttcttgagtcagttttgtaacatattttctaagaatttgatttttctaataaagttttcaaatttcttcatataaatttgtccagttttcttttaatataagctgaaactttttcattcattcccaGTATTGCTCATTTGTACTGTTTCTCTGCTTTCCTTTCAAGAACTTTTTCAGTTTATTAGTTTTTATAAAgaaacaatatttgtttttccatttcattatttttctcttatttttgtcaTGTTCTACTTTTGATGTTGAATCCcttatggtttgttttttttttttttttttaacttttttattgtatagtattatttataaataaagcaaagaaataaaaaagcaacaattttcaaagcggtcttcaacaagtagttacaggaaagattccagagtctgtcatgggctaccctaagatcctctcagatttttccttctagctgctccagaatatagaagcctagaaggcttaaatactttttcattaccacaattaacttttttttccttttctttttttgtgaaaaatagcatatatacaaaaaaagcaagaaatttcaaagcatagcaccacaattagttgtagaacgtatttcagagtttgacatgggttacaattccacaattttaagtttttactcctagctgctctaagatactggagactaaaagaaatatcaatataatgattcagcagtcatattcatttgttaaatcctatctgtatataaatccaccatcacctttgatctttctgtccctctctttaggggtgtttgggctatggccattctaactttttcatgttggaagtgtctgtcaatAATAcgtggtagggagatggaactttctgatgttctggacaggctaggccctctagatttcagtacttatctggtccaggaagccatctggaggttgtaggtctctggaaagttactctagtgcatggaatccttgtggaatcttatgtattgccctgggtgttctttaggattggctggaatggtcctggttgggatttggcaggttatgataggtagcaaggtctacctgaagcttgcataaaagcaacctccagagtaacctcgtgactctatctgaactctctctgccactgatactttattagttatacttcttttccccttttggagtCAGGATTCTTTTGTATGTAAGGATTCAAAATAGAATCCTTACATACACAATTagattgtgggttttttttttaattttttaatatttttattgtaaaaacttcaCATACAAACATCAAActttcttgacatacaaacattccatacatggtgtacaatcaatggctcacaattagATTGTGTTTTGACCTATATACCTGGGAAATGTTTAGGTGTAGATGGAAATAAAGTCTTAAACCCTGCTGTCCTGGCTCActtgttctctctctgtcttccctttcttcccagaacattttgattttttttttagctccatCCTATCTATGGACCTTTTCAAATAGCTGTCAATATGGCTACCCACAGCCTCAGACTTATATTCTGCCTAGCAACCGCATATACCAATCTCAGGGAAGATTCTGATTGGCTTCATTTAGATCCTGAACCAATTACTATGATGTGGGGTGTGGATCTTATGGCTGGCTACTCTGGGTCTCACACCCACCCTGAGTTAGGGAGTGGGAAGACTATGATTATACAAGCCCACCAGGGCCACATGGAGAGGGGAGTAGTGGTTCTTCAAAGGCAGGGATGCTGAGGAGGTGAGTTGGATGTATCCAAAATTTGGTGTACCAGCCTGCCTTGCCCACTCTCTGAGGACAAGGTTCAAATGTCTTGTTCAGTGCTGTGGTTGGAACATAACAATTACATATTTAATGTGTGTCTAAAGAAAGGTCtatgagcaaaaagaaaaacaaaaaaccagtgCCCCCCCAGCAAATTCCAAATGGTTTTGCTTCCTGCTCACCATTGCTTCTCTAAACCTCTTTCTGCGTTAACTCTTTCCTTGCACAATCCTACCAACAAGGCAATGGGATGTCCCTGCTCTGGTTTCACATCAACCCTGGATATTTATGcgttttttaagcatttttcctATCTGAAAAGTATAAGGTGGTATCTTAGGAATTTGATTTTTTAGACTACTACTGATACTGAGCATCGTTTCATATATTTGTCAGCTACTGGTTTCTCTTCTGTAAATTGTCTACTCATAATTTTGCTTCACTCTTTTATTAGATTGCTTctatttttgtattaatttaaaaaaattcattatgCATTATGGCTAGTAAACCTCTATATACATATACTGTTTTGCATCTTGCTTCTTTGCATTTCTTAGAATATTGAGACCACCATTCCATGTCAGAACATGGATCTATCTACTTTATGCATTATAAAATAGCATGAAATCCTAAACCAGAATTTGAAGTCCTTCATTTGAAGTTTACAATGCCAGTCCCAAATAACCAGCTCCCTTTCTCCTGAAACAGATgatattcatattttccatttccttcagACTTGGAGGTGAGCACTATACCTTCTCAGGAGACAACTctaaaaaagaacatttatgaAGAATCAGCTCCCCCAGTAGGAAAGACGGAAGGAATTACAAGGGCTATGACTGGAGAGGCTAAGTTAGGAGAAGCCGAAGCATGTCACCACTGGTTGGTGGAccagagaaaccaggagaggcaTTTGAGGTGTTTATTTGCTCCTCCCAAGGAAAGACCCTCTGGGGAGAGAGGCCTTGGATATAATGAACTTGGGAGAAGTCTCAGGCTGACTTCAGCCCTCGTCGGGAAGCAAAGAGTACCCAGTGGGGAGAGAACCTGGAAATGGAAGGGGCCAAGAAAGAGCTTGAAACGCCAAAGGACCTTTCTAGAGAAGAAATCATTTCATTGCACAGAATGTGAGAAAGCTTTTGTTTACCATTCGGACTATATTCTACATcaaagaattcacactggagagaaaccctacaaatgTAATGACTGTGGGAAGGCATTCAGCAGCAGTTCATATTTCATCCAGCACCACAtcattcacactggagagaagccctatgcCTGCCATGAATGTGGCAAGACCTTCACTCAGAGCTCATCGCTTACTGAACATCAGAGGATTCATACTGGGGAGAAACCCTACAAATGCCAGGAATGTGGGAAGGCCTTCACCCAGAGCTCTTCCCTCATTAAACACCAGCGATGTCATACCGGGGAGAAGCCCTACAAATGCAAGCAGTGTGGAAAGTTCTACTCGCAGGTTTCTCACCTCACACGCCACCAGAAAATCCACAGTGGGGAGAAGCCCTACAAATGTGGTGAATGTGGCAAAGCCTTCTGTCACACGTCCTCCCTGACACAACACCAGACAATCCACACCggagagaaaccctacaaatgcaatgagtgtgggaaaaccttcagccACAGTTCATCCCTGACTCAACATCAGCGagtccacactggagagaaaccctatgaatgcttagagtgtgggaaaaccttcagtcaTAGCTCTTCCCTGACTCAGCACCAGAGGATTCATACTGGCGAGAAGCCCTATGAGTGCAATGAGTGTGGGAAGGCTTATACACAGATTTCCCACCTTATGAGGCACCAGAGCATTCACTTGGGGGAGAAACCCTACATCTGTAACGAGTGTGGCAAGGCTTTCAGTCACACCTCATCATTTACTCAACACCAGACAATCCACACTGGCGAGAAGCCCTACAAGTGTAATGAGTGTGGGAAGACTTTCAGCCAGAACTCTTCCCTCACACGTcaccagagaattcacactggggaGAAGCCCTATGAGTGTCAAGTTTGTGCAAAGGCCTATACCCAGATTTCTCACCTCATTCAACACCAGCGGATCCACACTGGTGAGAAACCGTACGAGTGCAGtgagtgtgggaaagccttcagccgGAGCACCCACCTCACTGAGCACCAGAAAACCCATACTGGTGAGAAGCCCTataaatgtaaggaatgtgggaagaCCTTCAGTCACAACTCGTCCCTCACccaacatcagagaattcatactggcgAGAAACCCTATGCCTGCgaggaatgtgggaaagccttcaacCAGAGCACCCACCTTATCCAACATCAGAGAACCCACACGGGAGAGAAGCCCTACAAGTGTGAGGACTGTGGGGGAGCCTATACCCAGATTTCACACCTCATCCAGCATCAGAAAGTGCACACAGCTGGCAAACATTGTACACATAAAGAGTGTGGGGAGGGTTTCAGCTGGGGATCCCACCTTGCTGAGCATCAGGGACCTCACACTGGGCAGGAGGGCTGCATCCATGAGGATTTTGAGAAAGTCTTTGCTTGGACAGCTTGCTGAACATTCTGTGGACTAGAAAGCCCGAGAGTGTAGTTAGTGGGTGGTCTGCCATTCAGTTCATTTCAGCTTTCGTCTGCACTAGCGACTTTGTCCCAGAGAGGAACCCGGAAACTATATAATGAGATCGATTTTTTATTTCCTAGAGGGAAAAATGGCACAGATTATCAGCAGCTGGGATAGCTTCTGATTGTTTGGGGGCTCCCCCCCCCCATGTATTTCTTCAATCCTATGATGTCCCCTGATGGTGGTATAGTTAGAGGGTAGCCCAAATGGGACTCAGCCTCATCTGGGATCTTTAAAAAGAACAGCTGCTTTGAGCTTTTTCAGTTTATTAATCATTCCTTAAATTGGAGGCTGAATATTcaagggagaaaaaggaaacagctGTAAAGATTAGCCCttttgagtaaaaaatatgtgtagctaaatataaatgctaatatattttaatttcccttaaAGTTTTTAAACTACGAATTTCACAATCTGATGTTGGCTAAAACACTAAAAATGTTTCACATATTTTCAACCATATTTATGTcctattctttttgtttgtttgtttgttttgttgcagGCAGGAAATGTGTTGAGGGGCTCCAAGGAGGGGGTCTGAAGTATAAACTCCAGCTCGTGTAGGGAGGACAAGGGAAGATCTTTTATAGTGAAGAGATGGAGGGTTTTGGCGGGCATGGGGAATTGTCAGGTTCTCATTGGCTGTCTTAAAAAGCAGGAATTGGCAGCTCTTCGTTGGCGGCTTTAAACCAAACTTGGGGGTAACTGAGGCCGGAACTGGGTGAGGCGGGAACTGGTTCTGTCCAGGGTGTTGCCCTCTATGGTGACCAAATGGTGCAGTTTGAAAAGGGGCCCCCTTGAATCAACCCAGGTGAAGGGGGCCTCTACCCACCCAAGGGATTCCCTGACATCcctgactttttgtttttataacataTGGAAGCGGACAAGTAGGTGACagatggggaatggggagagagtCGGGGCTTCGGTCTGTTCTAGCAACTTCCTGCTTTTAGGGGGCAGTTAAATCTGTTTTCACCCGACCTGATATCTGGAATCTCCATCTCGTTTCGCAGGGGCTGGTATTTGTATACCTGCAGCAGCATTTTTGACATGTTCTTGGGTTAAGGTTTGCATTGTTCTGCGAATGATGGTGGTAAGTTGTTTAAGGAGAGATGGACCAAAAATTAAGACATAGGGAGTGGCTGGTACTGATACTCTGGCCAGAGGAGTAGCCTGTTGGCCAACAGCCTGATTTGTTATTGTTTGAATTGTTCTGTGAATAAAGCCAGTTAGAGTTTCAAGAGACAAGGCTTAAACATGAGGAGAGggcggccacagtggctcagtggcagagttctcacctgccgtgctggagacccgggtttaattcccagagtctgcccatgtgaaaaaaaaaaataggcagaatATCTGGGTGATGACTCTTTCACTGCTCCAAAGCTGAAAGGGGGTATTGTCATCAAGGGCAAAGGGATAATATGAtgaaatggattgcttttcttggAGAGCTTGGCATCTCTGGGTTTTAGAGCTtttctggcattggaacaatcttgAGGTTCTAAGTCTCTGCAAAACAAACTtaacaagtaaaattttatagaacacAGAATACTTTTCAGGGTTCTCAGAAACACTGTAGTTGGGTTTGctatattgtggcagtttgcaatatttggctgaaaTTTGCGTAAGAGTAAACTCTAAAATgatctttcaactctatttgaaatatcttagccatagaaactctatttcttttcccccttttgtccaGTTTAtctacaatgccagggccaggctcatcctcgGAACTtatgtctcacagtgccagggccagttgTGGTCTACGCTGCTAGGGCTAGGCTTAGAACGCTGGAAATCATGTCCTACGTTTGAGGGGAAGTTCAGACTTTACCTATATTTGagaaacagcagagattttctggaaatgactcttaggcactaattataagtagatttagtttgctgttatagaaataagtttcataaaggcaaactTTGAAATTGAGGTGTCAGCTTATTAAATTAGGACCCCTCTTGCATCATAGTTAAAACTTACAATTTGAGCTTtaattttcatatgcattttttttttaacatgggcaggcaccaggaatcgaacccgggtcctcgggcatggcaggcaagcactctaacctgctgagccaccgtggcccacccttcatatgcatttttaaatgaagctactttcagaaataaaaacaataggcAGTTGTTTTATACTAAAAAAATACAGCAgagtttttgttctgtttcacttttacaccTTTACTAGAGTTAGGCTAATAAACAgatagaatattatatatataatattaaatatatatttaaaatattaaatatattttaaagaagtagAGCAAAGCAATGCAACtgataatttggctgtttctatcatgtagctttttaagaataattaaaactataACTAACAACACCATAATCCTGCTGAACATGGTATAGATTAGTATTAGAGTATAACATGGATAGTGAGAATATTGTTAGAttcttaggaattttatacagtctttaaatatataaatattagtttacttatacaaatttaaccagcaacaggatagaaaatctttttttaattaattaatttgttaaaCATAACCACacgcaaacacaaacattcttaccatatgagcattccattcttgatatataatcaataactcacaatatcatcacatgcttgtatattcatcatcatgataatttcttagaacattttcatcaattcagaaaaagaaataaaaagaaaacagaaaaaattcgtacataccataccccttaccccttcctttcattgatcactagcatttcaatctactaaatttattttaacatttgttccccctattatttttttatttttaatccatatgttttactcatctgttgataaggtagattaaaggagcatcagacacaaggttttcacaatcacacagtcacattgcatagaaaatctttttaacCACTGTAGTATTTCTCAAACACTACCTAggcaataggttaaactattttagtaaCTTATTTACAGGTgagagaacaaattatttgtaacaatttttcctaaacagtgagaagacttgttttcgGAAGTAAAAGATGAGAAAGATACGgatattaacaaggatattattttgatgtaaaatctttTTCTAGGCAGAGTActagatgattaagaaaaaactttttttttctttctgaggcAGGCTTTTAGCAGTTTTCTGCTGCTTTAGGAAAATTCCAGGGGTAGTTTCCTTTTAAGTCCAGGCTTGTTTGCTGTAATTATAAACTAAAGTTTTTGAATCTTGCCTTTCAGtgggttttttctctttttatttagaagtatcaatttatatatttatataaaacacttaATTATTTCTAAGCAATTCAAATAGAGCTTTTTAGCTACTCTTGctcctttctgattgttatttgcataaaatatcttttcccaacctttcactttcaacctatatttatccttgggtctaagatgcgtttcctgtagacatcatatggatgggtcctgttttttaatctattctgacagtctatttctttttttttttttttttcacctcagGAGACCCTTTATTGCCGGTGAAGTGTTTTTTTAAggtaattttgcatttaaaaatatatgctgaTTATAGAGGCAAGTAATGTTTCTTGTGGAAATGATTGAATATAGAAAAATGccttcaaaaaggaaatgaaaatcacagTCTACTCAGAAATGACACTTTTAaacatttcactttctttttacaGAAAGttctaggtgtgtgtgtgtgtaattgagtgtgtgtgtgtgcgtgtgaagCCTTCTGGTGTCCTAGAGCACATATAATTTTCTAAACAGGACTTTGTGCAGGGACCCCTAGGGCCAATGTTTCCGGCGCTTTCAGCTCCCTCAGCCCCtgagtctatttcttttgattggggagtttaatccattaacatttagtgttattactgtacaggtagtactttcttctaccattttgccttttgcatttatatgtcatatctaacttttctttttacctttacagattgtcttcatttctgcactcttctccacacctctctctcctgtctttttgtatctgtctctagttctccctttagtatttcttacagagccagtctcttggtcacaaattctctcagtgaaattttgtctgaaaatgttttaatttatctctcatttttgaaggacagttttgctggatacagaatgcttggttggcagtttttctcttttagtaatttaaatatatcatcccactctctgctcacctccatggtttctgctgacaaatccatgcatagtctttttgggcttcccttcttgtgatggattgcttttctcttgcttctttcaagattttctctttctctttgacatctgtcatggtcaggttcatgtgtcaacttggccaagtgttggtacctgtttgtctggttgggcaagtgctgccctgtctgttgcaatgaggacatttcatagaattaaatcatgatcacgtcagctgcattccATTTGGAATCAGTGAGTGATGcgcagtctaatcactggaagccttttaaggaggattcagaagagacagtctctcttcctgcttcagctggcaagcctctcctgtggagtttgtccagaccctccatcgaaattGTTgggttcacagcctgccctgcatattttggattctgcattctgGCGgtcatgtgaggcacttttatgaattgtatatttgcaagtgttccttgttgattctgtttctctagagaaccctaactaatacaacatctgacattctgattagtaaatgtgttagaatatgtctgtttggatctattctgtttggggtacgctacacttcttggatctgtaattttaagtctttcctaacagctgggaaattttcagtgataatttcctccatcagtttttctcctccttttcccttctcttctccttctgggacacccaaaacacatatattcatgccctttatattgtcattcaattccgagtccctgctcatgtttttccattcttttccctatattttctttttcttgttggatttcagatgtttcatcctccagttcactaatcctatcttctacctcttgaaaaATCTGATATtgtagtttccattgtttttttttaaatctcttctactgtgcctttcattcccataaattctgtgatttgctttttcagacttttgatttcttctttttttcattctttgccttctttatatcctccctcaattcattgatttgattcttgatgaggttttccatgtctgttcaaacattctgaattaattgtttcaactcctgtatctcttttgaattgttggtttgttcctttgactgggccatatcttcaattttcctagtatgattcattatttttttgctggtgcctaggcatttaattgccttaattaattttttctggagactgttttcgctctttttttaacctaggattttcttgctggatgactttgttgtctgtctgttttttgacatttagttcagcttattctggacctctagcttaggttttgtttaacagatcagaatttttcagttcttgttttcttatttcttgccctgcctgtatggtgccttttttcccccttaggagggtctacttaggtattatagactccagccagattttcccagaccaaactggcctcctgtcaggaagaaagagtcatctgtgtcggttttccctgaggatgagacccagcaagttgaaagactttcctgtgaagtctctggactctgtgtttttcctatcctgcccagtatgtggtgcttttcttcctgtgggttccaccagcataagatgatgtggtacctttaacttcagcagactctccctgctggggtgtggtggagacagaggagaggttgtaggctggctttaatcgcttcacttttccagaccctggggtctgaattccttgagggagggattccacctgagctgcccccccccccccccgggttCTGGTGAAGGAGCAGTATTTggagcacaggctccagacaaacactcaaacaagcttaattgtgcctgtgcctggggcagtggagcccaagaagccctaccactgtatccaaagagcagtcaagccgtagaaacacagccaccaaaacaaaagagaaaaatccttttcagagcaggacccctctTCCTGGGggttgccaatcaagagcttaagttggtacgttgctttgtgtaccttccttcaggtcctatgtgccccctcctttccttcaggacccagaccctttcaagtattatgtgctatccaatccaaaaacacctctgtttttttttttctttattgtttttctgtcagccctgctccctctataCCAGGGCCAAAACCAGCAACCATTGCTTTTACTCGAGgatcagctgagctgggggcctattttcagtagtcagaatttgtgaattaattccacaattggagcttggttgtgctcagccctgctgctggtaaagtccctttcctttcccctctgggaagcagcctgtgggggaggggcgccagccgccgtggcttgggggactctcAGTTCTGGGGGGtttcgcagccggtccagctggtccagactggggtacgctgtgtgtccggtcactatcgtggccccagcagttgttctgtactgtttctggttatttactagctgctctgggggacgaactaaactaagctgccatcttggcccctttgctttttaagatttttaaaaattaatttggtaTTACCATCCAGAGATATGAGAATAAACATTGAACAGGTAGACAGATACAAATAGAAAGTTAggtacacaagaaacagaaacacagaagtaCTTCTGAGAGGGATAATTAAAGGATTGACTATATGATATCCCAGTTTTATCTATTTCCAGaataattttaactgtaatattgttaatttttaactgtattggaagtatttttattttaaattattttaagccagattatgttacagcAATAAG
The genomic region above belongs to Tamandua tetradactyla isolate mTamTet1 chromosome 16, mTamTet1.pri, whole genome shotgun sequence and contains:
- the LOC143658730 gene encoding uncharacterized protein LOC143658730 isoform X1, which encodes MATRTLTAEGQDLVTFKDVAVDFTLEEWGWLGPGQRELYRDVMLENYQNLLSLGAGLLRTKPDVICRLERGEEPRMEEQGAWWATCPDLEVSTIPSQETTLKKNIYEESAPPVGKTEGITRAMTGEAKLGEAEACHHWLVDQRNQERHLRCLFAPPKERPSGERGLGYNELGRSLRLTSALVGKQRVPSGERTWKWKGPRKSLKRQRTFLEKKSFHCTECEKAFVYHSDYILHQRIHTGEKPYKCNDCGKAFSSSSYFIQHHIIHTGEKPYACHECGKTFTQSSSLTEHQRIHTGEKPYKCQECGKAFTQSSSLIKHQRCHTGEKPYKCKQCGKFYSQVSHLTRHQKIHSGEKPYKCGECGKAFCHTSSLTQHQTIHTGEKPYKCNECGKTFSHSSSLTQHQRVHTGEKPYECLECGKTFSHSSSLTQHQRIHTGEKPYECNECGKAYTQISHLMRHQSIHLGEKPYICNECGKAFSHTSSFTQHQTIHTGEKPYKCNECGKTFSQNSSLTRHQRIHTGEKPYECQVCAKAYTQISHLIQHQRIHTGEKPYECSECGKAFSRSTHLTEHQKTHTGEKPYKCKECGKTFSHNSSLTQHQRIHTGEKPYACEECGKAFNQSTHLIQHQRTHTGEKPYKCEDCGGAYTQISHLIQHQKVHTAGKHCTHKECGEGFSWGSHLAEHQGPHTGQEGCIHEDFEKVFAWTAC